The Sporomusaceae bacterium region ACCTGTCCGCTGAAAAATTCAGCTGCCGCGGGGGTGGCGCTGCCAAGGACGTATTTAAGGCCCGGTGTTGGTAAAAACTAACGAATGATTATGAAGGTTCGGGATTCCCGCCTTTGTATACGGAGCGGCTGGTTTAACCGCGCTATTGCCCCGGAGGAAAGGTCGCAGTTCTGATCGCAGCCCGCGTGACGGACTGCGCTCTTGCGCCTGTTATCCGCTTGACGGCGGGCCGGGGAACACGGCGGCCCGCGGCGCGTCGCCGGCCCGAGAGAGGGCGCACGGCAGGGTGTGGCGAAACGCGGCGGGACAGGCAGGTTATTTCAGCGTCCGGAGGTCATATTATTTTCAGGAGGTGGCTGTTTTATGGCCGAAGTTTCTCTGCAAGGTGAACAGAGAGTATTCATGACAGGCAACGAGGTTGTTGCCTGGGCTGCCGTGGCAGCGAAGGTCGATATCATGTACGGGTACCCGATCACCCCCCAGAACGAGATTATGCATTACTGGACGAGGCTGGCGCCCAAATACGGCAAGCGCTTTCTCCAGACAGAGGACGAGATTTCCGCCGGCTTCACGATGCTCGGCGGCGTCATGACCGGCCGCAAAGCGTTCACCGCGACCGCCGGACCGGGCAATGTGCTGATGCAGGAATCCTGTGTGATGGCCGAAATGATGCGCCTGCCGGCGGTGTACGTGATCCAGCAGCGGGGCGGCCCGTCGACGGCTACCGTAATCTACGCCCAGCAGGAGACGACGCTCACCTGTTTCGGCGGCAACGGCGAAGGCCACCGCATCGTTTATTCGACGGCGACTCACCAGGAGCTGTTCGATTATACGATCAAGGCGTTCAACGCCGCCTGGACATACCGTTTCCCCTCCTTTGTGCTCGGCGACGGCTACCAGGCCAAGATGCGCGAGCCGTTGACCATTTACGAGGCCGCGGCCAAGGGCGTGAAACTTGTCCCGACCGAGCCGATGGTCGGCGAGGTCAAACCCGGCAAACAGTTCAAGCACCTCCGCAACACTTACAATACCGAGGAGGAGCTTTACGAGGTCGTTATGGCCAACCAGCGCGACTGGGACGCCATGGCCCCCAAGGTGGTCGAGTGGTCTGAAAAGGACTGCCAGGACGCCGACGTGGTGTTCGTGTGCCACGGCGTCGTCGCCCGCGCCGCCATCGGCGCCGTCGACGAGCTGAGGGCCCAGGGCAAAAAGGTCGGTCTCTTCCGCCCCATTACTGTTCGTCCCTTCCCGGAAAAACAGCTCGCCGACGCGGTCAAGAACGCCAAGAAGGTGGTTGTGGCCGAGTCCGCTTATGGCCAGCTTCTTAAGATGGTGCAGGTCGCGATGTGCGGCGGCAAGGCCGAGATCGTCCCGATGCTCCGTCCGGGGATCGGCATCACCACCGAAGAACTCGTGGAAGAATACAACAAACTGTGATGGCAGGGGGAAGATAGCATGCAAGAGTTGAAAGAGAACAACGTTCTTCAGCCGGCTATGCCCAAGAGCTGGAATGAAGAGACAAAACCGCATAAATTCTGTCCCGGCTGCGGCCACGGGATTATTCTCAAGGCGGTGGGCGAGGTCATCGATGAGCTGGGCATCCAGGATAAGATCGTTTTCGGCTGCGATATCGGCTGTTCGCTCCTGTCGTGGGATTTCTTCGCCTGCGACAGCGTGCAGACCCACCACGGCCGCACGACGCCGGTTATCACCGGCATGAAGCGCGCCAACACCGATATAATCGGCATTGCTTATATGGGCGACGGCGGCGGCTATGCCATCGGCTCGCAGCATCTTTTCAACGCCGCGGTGCGGGGCGAGAAGATCACGATAATCCTGTGCAACAACTGCAACTATGGGATGACCGGCGGCCAGATGGCGCCGACAACCCTGCCTGGCATGAAGACTGAGACGTCGCCTTACGGCCGCGATGTCGAGCAGACGGGTTACCCGACCAAGGGTCCGGAAATGGTGGCTGCCGTGGCTCCCGAGGGCGCGTATGTCGCCCGCGGCACGATCGCCAACGTCCGCCAGTTGAAAGGTTTCATCAAGAAGGCCCTGGAGAATCAGATGGCCGGCAACGGCATTTCGTTCGTGGAATGCCTGTCGTCCTGCCCGACGAACTGGCGCACCAACGCCAAACAGACCTGGGAGTTCGTGGAGAAGGATATGGCCCAGTACTTCAAGGTCGGCGAACTCAGGACCCCGCAGGCGAAGGAGGGCAAATAAGATGGCAAAAGTCGTGAAAATAGCCCTGGCCGGTGAAGGCGGGCAAGGCGTTCAGTCGATTGCCGAGATTTTGGCCGAGGCGGCCAACGAGGAAGGCAAAAACGCCCTGTATATCCCCAACTTCGGCGTCGAGCAGCGGGGCGGCGTTTCGATCGCTTTCGTGCAGATTTCCGACGGCGCGATCGGCGCGCCCAAGTTCGTGGAGGCGGATATCCTTATCCCGCTCAGCCCGCGTGCGGTAAAAAGGACCAAGATGCACGCCGGCAAAAACACGGTGTATATCTACGATAATTCTCTCGTTCAGGAAGCCGAGGTCAACGACAATATCGTCGGCATGCAGTATTTCGACGTGACCCCGCCCTGCCCGACGGCGGACGCGGCCAACGCCGATATGCAGCAGGATATGATCGCCGGCGAGCCCAAGACCTGTTCGTTTACCAGACCCGGCCCCGGCGTCGATCCCGCCGATCTCCCGACCAACGTCAAGAAGGTCATTGCCTGCCCCGCCAACGATCTGG contains the following coding sequences:
- a CDS encoding transketolase C-terminal domain-containing protein, with the protein product MAEVSLQGEQRVFMTGNEVVAWAAVAAKVDIMYGYPITPQNEIMHYWTRLAPKYGKRFLQTEDEISAGFTMLGGVMTGRKAFTATAGPGNVLMQESCVMAEMMRLPAVYVIQQRGGPSTATVIYAQQETTLTCFGGNGEGHRIVYSTATHQELFDYTIKAFNAAWTYRFPSFVLGDGYQAKMREPLTIYEAAAKGVKLVPTEPMVGEVKPGKQFKHLRNTYNTEEELYEVVMANQRDWDAMAPKVVEWSEKDCQDADVVFVCHGVVARAAIGAVDELRAQGKKVGLFRPITVRPFPEKQLADAVKNAKKVVVAESAYGQLLKMVQVAMCGGKAEIVPMLRPGIGITTEELVEEYNKL
- a CDS encoding thiamine pyrophosphate-dependent enzyme, which codes for MQELKENNVLQPAMPKSWNEETKPHKFCPGCGHGIILKAVGEVIDELGIQDKIVFGCDIGCSLLSWDFFACDSVQTHHGRTTPVITGMKRANTDIIGIAYMGDGGGYAIGSQHLFNAAVRGEKITIILCNNCNYGMTGGQMAPTTLPGMKTETSPYGRDVEQTGYPTKGPEMVAAVAPEGAYVARGTIANVRQLKGFIKKALENQMAGNGISFVECLSSCPTNWRTNAKQTWEFVEKDMAQYFKVGELRTPQAKEGK
- a CDS encoding 2-oxoacid:acceptor oxidoreductase family protein, which encodes MAKVVKIALAGEGGQGVQSIAEILAEAANEEGKNALYIPNFGVEQRGGVSIAFVQISDGAIGAPKFVEADILIPLSPRAVKRTKMHAGKNTVYIYDNSLVQEAEVNDNIVGMQYFDVTPPCPTADAANADMQQDMIAGEPKTCSFTRPGPGVDPADLPTNVKKVIACPANDLAKNELHPRVFNIIILGAIIAATEVLPMDSIKKALETKLGDKFKADPKLRDMNFKALDRGYELIKSAM